The following proteins come from a genomic window of Triticum aestivum cultivar Chinese Spring chromosome 6A, IWGSC CS RefSeq v2.1, whole genome shotgun sequence:
- the LOC123128584 gene encoding uncharacterized protein: MEEERKGFQPHLMGLGGGSRLRGAAGAMGLQKQNSWSPDIERDEAWERRRRGILGRGRRSPLQRAQSVTDDQLDELRGSLDLGFRFDPPSQRCAACDAGRSRLVETLPALDLLYAVAANANAGGCAGAASHQCSCGASSEASEPSPIGSPLSILSPDDPPETVKMRLKQWAQVVALSMRSRS; encoded by the exons atggaggaggagaggaaggggtTCCAGCCCCACCTGATGGGCCTGGGCGGCGGGAGCAGGCTGAGGGGCGCGGCGGGGGCGATGGGCCTGCAGAAGCAGAACTCGTGGTCGCCCGACATCGAGCGGGACGAGGcgtgggagcggcggcggcgcgggattcTCGGCAGgggccgccgctcgccgctgcagCGCGCGCAGAGCGTCACCGACGACCAGCTCGACGAGCTGCGCGGCTCCCTCGATCTGGGCTTCCGCTTCGACCCGCCCTCGCAGCGCTGCGCCGCCTGCGACGCCGGCAGGAGCCGCCTCGTCGAGACGCTCCCGGCGCTCGACCTCCTCTACGCCGTCGCCGCCAACGCCAACGCCGGGGGCTGCGCCGGCGCGGCCAGTCACCAGTGCTCCTGCGGCGCCTCCTCGGAGGCCTCCGAGCCGTCGCCCATCGGGAGCCCCCTCTCCATACTCTCCCCAG ATGACCCGCCGGAGACGGTGAAGATGAGGCTGAAGCAGTGGGCGCAGGTGGTGGCGCTGTCCATGCGCAGCCGCTCCTGA